The following are from one region of the Vicinamibacterales bacterium genome:
- a CDS encoding response regulator — protein MSASRSQPLVLLAEDFEDARELYREYLEFSGFSVQTAANGREAIQLAESLLPDLILMDASMPVLDGWQATAQLKANAATKHIPILALTAHAFDDARQEAKAVGCDGFVTKPCLPDDLVARVRAVLQDGRKRKR, from the coding sequence GTGAGCGCCAGCCGCAGCCAACCGCTCGTGCTGCTGGCCGAGGATTTCGAGGACGCGCGCGAGCTGTATCGCGAGTACCTCGAGTTCTCCGGCTTCAGCGTGCAGACCGCCGCCAACGGCCGGGAAGCGATCCAACTCGCCGAGTCGCTGCTTCCCGACTTGATTCTGATGGACGCCAGCATGCCGGTGCTCGACGGCTGGCAGGCGACCGCGCAGCTGAAGGCGAACGCCGCAACGAAACACATCCCGATCCTCGCGCTGACCGCCCACGCGTTCGACGATGCGCGTCAGGAGGCGAAGGCGGTCGGCTGCGACGGCTTCGTCACCAAGCCGTGCCTCCCGGACGATCTCGTCGCGCGCGTGCGCGCCGTGCTTCAGGACGGTCGCAAGAGGAAGCGGTAG
- a CDS encoding sulfite exporter TauE/SafE family protein produces MTSLLAGLASPINALLAVLTLLTGGYVIGWSRLENGPTAGAMGVGWLTNFLDTLGIGSFATTTSMWRAFKMVPDRVIPGTLNVGHTLPTVAEALIYTAIIPVDVTTLISMIAAAVLGAWLGAGLVAKWPKRYVQIGMGLALLAAATLFFMTAMKLFPGGGDALGVRGVKLIVAIAGNLLLGALMSLGIGLYAPCMILVSLLGMSPTAAFPIMMGSCAFLMPVGSLKFIKEGAYDRAAALGLAIGGIPGVLIAAYIVKSMPLTYVRWLVIVVVLYTSVTMLYSAFSQRSAVGDNASA; encoded by the coding sequence ATGACATCTCTGCTCGCGGGCCTTGCCAGTCCGATCAATGCCCTGCTGGCTGTCCTCACCCTTCTGACTGGCGGCTACGTGATTGGCTGGTCGCGCCTGGAGAACGGACCGACCGCCGGAGCGATGGGCGTCGGCTGGCTGACCAATTTCCTCGACACGCTCGGCATTGGATCGTTCGCGACGACGACATCGATGTGGCGCGCATTCAAGATGGTGCCCGACCGCGTCATCCCCGGCACGCTGAACGTCGGGCATACACTCCCGACCGTGGCCGAGGCGCTGATCTACACGGCGATCATTCCCGTCGATGTCACGACGCTGATTTCGATGATCGCCGCGGCCGTGCTCGGCGCGTGGCTTGGCGCCGGCCTCGTGGCAAAGTGGCCGAAACGCTACGTGCAGATCGGCATGGGCCTGGCGCTGCTGGCTGCGGCGACGCTGTTCTTCATGACCGCGATGAAGCTATTCCCCGGCGGCGGCGACGCGCTCGGCGTCCGTGGCGTCAAGCTGATCGTCGCCATCGCCGGCAATCTGCTCCTGGGCGCGCTGATGTCGCTCGGCATCGGCCTCTACGCACCGTGCATGATCCTGGTCAGCCTGCTCGGCATGAGCCCGACGGCGGCCTTCCCGATCATGATGGGCTCCTGCGCGTTCCTGATGCCGGTCGGCAGCCTGAAGTTCATCAAGGAAGGCGCCTACGATCGCGCCGCTGCGCTCGGCCTCGCGATCGGCGGCATTCCCGGCGTGCTGATTGCCGCCTACATCGTCAAGTCGATGCCGCTCACCTACGTCCGCTGGCTGGTCATCGTCGTCGTCCTCTACACGTCGGTGACGATGCTCTACTCCGCATTCTCGCAGCGCTCCGCCGTCGGCGACAACGCGTCCGCCTGA
- a CDS encoding alpha/beta hydrolase-fold protein: protein MQKASFEIWSPQLRNRRYVDVYLPDSYQTGRRRYPVVYMQDGQNLSDPAVAYGGQTWHLHEGLDWLAGRGIEPIVVGIHNTPGRLAEYSPTRDARHGGGDGDKYARFLIDTLKPRIDAAYRTRRERDATVVAGSSMGGLVSLYLFFRRPSPFGRAAVMSPSIWFAGRSILEFVDRARDTRGRLYLDVGTAEGAGTLRNGRALNRLLRAKGYRKDRLRYGEADGHQHREADWAWRLPQALEFLLRES, encoded by the coding sequence ATGCAAAAAGCCTCGTTCGAGATCTGGTCGCCACAGCTGCGCAACCGCCGCTACGTGGACGTGTATCTGCCCGACAGCTACCAGACGGGCCGCCGCCGCTACCCCGTCGTCTACATGCAGGACGGGCAGAACCTCTCGGATCCGGCGGTTGCCTACGGCGGACAGACCTGGCATCTGCACGAAGGGCTCGACTGGCTGGCCGGACGCGGCATCGAGCCGATCGTCGTTGGCATCCACAACACGCCGGGACGGCTGGCCGAATACAGTCCCACCCGCGACGCGAGGCACGGCGGCGGCGACGGCGACAAGTACGCGCGCTTCCTGATCGACACGCTGAAGCCCCGCATCGACGCCGCCTACCGGACGCGCCGCGAGCGCGATGCCACGGTCGTGGCGGGATCGTCGATGGGCGGCCTCGTCTCCCTCTACCTGTTCTTCAGGCGTCCGTCGCCGTTCGGACGGGCGGCGGTGATGAGCCCGTCGATCTGGTTCGCCGGACGGAGCATCCTCGAGTTCGTGGATCGCGCGCGCGATACGCGGGGCCGCCTCTATCTCGACGTCGGCACCGCGGAAGGCGCCGGCACGCTCCGCAACGGCCGCGCCCTCAATCGGCTCCTGCGCGCCAAGGGCTACCGCAAGGACCGGCTGCGCTACGGAGAGGCCGACGGCCATCAGCACCGCGAGGCCGACTGGGCCTGGCGGCTGCCCCAGGCCCTGGAATTCCTGCTGCGCGAATCTTAG
- a CDS encoding peptidylprolyl isomerase gives MFSVLPLVLAVGLQAASGDYRVQLDTTKGAIVIAVHRASAPHGAARFYELVTSGYYDNAAVFRIRKGTWAQFGIAGDPKLAQVWRTKTIPDDPFVGVSNTRGTIAFAFKDPNGRTTQVFINLKDNSATHDKEPFVVFGEVVQGMDVADALYAEYGEAAGGGIRAGRQAPVFEGGSAYLKANFPLLDYIRKATIVR, from the coding sequence ATGTTTTCGGTCCTGCCGCTCGTCCTCGCTGTCGGCCTCCAGGCCGCGTCCGGCGACTACAGGGTTCAGCTCGACACGACGAAGGGCGCCATCGTGATCGCCGTGCATCGCGCCTCGGCGCCGCACGGCGCGGCCCGATTCTACGAGCTGGTGACGTCGGGCTACTACGACAACGCGGCTGTCTTCCGTATCCGCAAGGGCACGTGGGCGCAGTTCGGCATCGCCGGCGATCCGAAACTGGCACAGGTATGGCGGACGAAGACGATCCCCGACGATCCGTTCGTTGGCGTCTCCAACACCCGCGGCACCATCGCCTTCGCGTTCAAGGATCCGAACGGGCGCACGACGCAGGTGTTCATCAACCTCAAGGACAATTCGGCGACGCACGACAAGGAGCCGTTCGTCGTGTTCGGCGAAGTGGTGCAGGGCATGGACGTCGCCGATGCGCTGTATGCCGAGTATGGCGAAGCCGCCGGAGGCGGCATCCGTGCCGGCAGGCAGGCTCCGGTCTTCGAGGGGGGAAGCGCGTATCTGAAGGCGAATTTCCCCCTGCTCGACTACATCAGGAAGGCGACGATCGTCCGCTGA